From Nocardioides faecalis:
AGCCACAGCACCGAGGTCATCGCCGACTCCGGTGCGCGCTCATCCGCATGGTGCTCACCTCCAGGTCGTACCCGCGCGGGCGGCGGCGGCAGCCCGGCGGCGAACCCTGGCGCGGCCCCTCCACCAGGGATCACGTCCCGTCAACCACTTCGAAGATATATTCCACATTGACGGTTTGGCGCGTTTCGGCCAGGGGTAATGGCCCGGGCAGACGCTTTCTCGTGGCCCAGCCCACCGCCACGTCGTGCGCGTCTTTGCCAGGAGTCGAGATGTCCGTCTTGTCACTCACCACCCCCACCACTGGCGCCAATCCTGCCCCAGCGGAGCGTGGCCACACCCGGTCACCGCAGGAGCGCAAGATCCGTACCGCCGAGCTCATCGCTGAGGCTCGGCAGGTCACCGGTGCTGAGCGCGACGCCCTGCTGGAGCAGGTCATCGTGCTGAACATCCCCGTCGCCCACTCGCTCGCGGCGCGCTACCGCAACCGCGGCCAACCGCTCGAGGAGCTCCAGCAGGTCGCCTGCCTGGCGCTGACCCGAGCCGTCCAGAACTTCGATCCCGAGCGCGGGGAGGACCTCCTGGTCTTCGCCGTGCCCTCGATCCTGGGCGAGCTGAAGCGTTACTTCCGCGACGTCGGCTGGTCGATCCGGCCGCCGCGCCGTCTGCAGGAGCTGCGCCCGCGCCTCGTCGAGGCCGAGGAGCTGTTGTCGCAGGTGCTGGGACGCCCGCCGTCGCTGGGAGAGCTCGCCGACGAGCTCTCCTGCTCCGTCGAGGAGGTGCAGGAGGCCAAGGCGTGCGCCGACCTCGGCCGTACCTCCTCCCTCGACGAGCCCGTCTCCGAGAGCGGCAGCGCGCTCGGTGACCTGCTCGCCGAGGAGGACCCCGGCTTCGGCCACGGCGAGGCCATCGCCGTGCTCGCGCCCGTGTGCCGCCGGCTCAAGCAGCGCGATCGCAAGATCCTGCGGATGCGCTTCTACGAGCAGATGACCCAGCAGGAGATCGCC
This genomic window contains:
- a CDS encoding sigma-70 family RNA polymerase sigma factor; the encoded protein is MSVLSLTTPTTGANPAPAERGHTRSPQERKIRTAELIAEARQVTGAERDALLEQVIVLNIPVAHSLAARYRNRGQPLEELQQVACLALTRAVQNFDPERGEDLLVFAVPSILGELKRYFRDVGWSIRPPRRLQELRPRLVEAEELLSQVLGRPPSLGELADELSCSVEEVQEAKACADLGRTSSLDEPVSESGSALGDLLAEEDPGFGHGEAIAVLAPVCRRLKQRDRKILRMRFYEQMTQQEIADELGVTQVQVSRLLKRILEDLRTAVGGMQQTSAA